The Aedes aegypti strain LVP_AGWG chromosome 3, AaegL5.0 Primary Assembly, whole genome shotgun sequence genome contains a region encoding:
- the LOC5575400 gene encoding venom allergen 5, which yields MIGVVKFWIWPLVVLAALKEVYTADYCDPKICFGGMQNIGCRNNGKLSKSCPKDAKIIEMTDELKKLILDTHNNYRSTLATGGVKWLPKAAAMPTLTWDDDLAATAQMNANRCERGHDKCHNTQEYLNSGQNLNYIATSADTIDVKDQVPKLISSWWDERHDVNKNMVNTMYDPGKSVMVFHFAVLGSDKVNKVGCGIAQWTNENAWLQMYLVCNYSFNDFIGIPIYVKGAPCSKCTTGCNPKYAGLCNEDEPVPQLIDYPAPQA from the exons TCTGGATTTGGCCACTGGTGGTCCTGGCTGCCCTGAAGGAAGTCTACACGGCGGACTATTGCGACCCGAAAATCTGCTTTGGAGGAATGCAAAATATCGGATGCAGAAACAACGGCAAACTGAGCAAGTCCTGCCCGAAGGATGCCAAGATCATCGAAATGACGGACGAGCTGAAGAAGTTGATCCTGGACACTCATAACAACTACCGGAGCACGTTGGCTACTGGAGGGGTTAAATGGTTGCCCAAGGCCGCCGCTATGCCCACTTTG ACTTGGGACGATGATCTGGCCGCCACGGCTCAGATGAATGCCAACCGTTGCGAAAGAGGACACGACAAGTGCCACAACACCCAAGAATACCTTAACTCGGGTCAGAATTTGAACTACATTGCGACCAGTGCTGATACGATCGACGTCAAGGATCAGGTCCCGAAATTGATCAGCAGCTGGTGGGATGAACGTCACGACGTCAACAAGAACATGGTCAACACCATGTACGATCCGGGCAAGAGCGTGATGGTGTTCCACTTTGCCGTTTTGGGCAGCGATAAGGTCAACAAGGTTGGATGCGGTATTGCTCAGTGGACCAACGAGAACGCCTGGCTCCAGATGTACTTGGTCTGCAACTATTCGTTCAACGACTTTATCGGCATTCCCATCTACGTCAAGGGTGCTCCGTGCTCCAAGTGTACGACGGGATGCAACCCCAAGTATGCCGGTTTGTGCAATGAGGACGAACCAGTTCCACAGTTGATTGATTATCCAGCTCCACAAGCTTAA